One window from the genome of Paraconexibacter algicola encodes:
- a CDS encoding saccharopine dehydrogenase family protein translates to MPEQQSSAPVAVYGATGYTGKLVVAELRRRGLEVVVSGRSADSLARVAADNGLPSSAVRPAPADDEAALARVFEDCAAVIACAGPFLQVGEPVLRAAIASGTHYVDTTGEQPFIKLALERYGVDAARAGVAVVSGLGFDYLPGDLLCAVTAEGLGPLRELRITYAVQGFGATRGTMHSALLMMGGEEWEYRGGRLAKAPLRQPLGETADIPGLGRVPVARYPSGEVVTVPRHVHTQEIVSRITAATFAPHPRAAKAVPALTPGIAALLRTPLRGVLDKAIDRLPAGPPEDARRAAAYTLVADAVPANGSAPRRGVLRGTDVYGITAVTTSHAAQLLSDPAYDRAGALAPAEAFDARPFLDALGEHGISYEVA, encoded by the coding sequence ATGCCCGAGCAGCAGTCCTCCGCCCCCGTCGCCGTCTACGGCGCGACCGGCTACACCGGCAAGCTCGTCGTCGCGGAGCTGCGGCGCCGCGGACTCGAGGTCGTCGTGAGCGGCCGGTCCGCCGACTCGCTGGCCCGCGTGGCCGCCGACAACGGGTTGCCGTCGAGCGCCGTGCGCCCCGCCCCGGCCGACGACGAGGCCGCGCTCGCCCGCGTCTTCGAGGACTGCGCCGCCGTGATCGCGTGCGCCGGCCCGTTCCTCCAGGTCGGCGAGCCGGTGCTGCGCGCCGCCATCGCCTCCGGCACCCACTACGTCGACACGACCGGCGAGCAGCCGTTCATCAAGCTCGCGCTCGAGCGCTACGGCGTGGACGCGGCGCGGGCCGGGGTCGCCGTCGTCAGCGGCCTCGGCTTCGACTACCTGCCCGGCGACCTGCTCTGCGCCGTGACCGCCGAGGGCCTCGGGCCGCTGCGGGAGCTGCGGATCACCTACGCGGTCCAGGGCTTCGGCGCGACGCGCGGCACGATGCACAGCGCGCTGCTGATGATGGGCGGCGAGGAGTGGGAGTACCGCGGCGGGCGGCTCGCCAAGGCGCCGCTGCGCCAGCCGCTGGGCGAGACCGCCGACATCCCCGGCCTCGGCCGCGTGCCGGTCGCCCGCTACCCGTCGGGCGAGGTCGTGACCGTTCCCCGTCACGTCCACACGCAGGAGATCGTCTCGCGCATCACGGCGGCGACCTTCGCGCCGCACCCGCGCGCCGCGAAGGCCGTCCCCGCCCTGACCCCGGGCATCGCGGCACTGCTGCGCACGCCGCTGCGCGGGGTCCTCGACAAGGCGATCGACCGGCTGCCCGCCGGCCCGCCCGAGGACGCGCGCCGGGCCGCCGCCTACACGCTCGTCGCCGACGCGGTCCCCGCCAACGGCTCCGCCCCCCGGCGCGGCGTCCTGCGCGGCACCGACGTCTACGGGATCACCGCGGTCACGACCTCGCACGCCGCGCAGCTCCTGTCCGACCCGGCCTACGACCGGGCCGGTGCCCTGGCGCCCGCGGAGGCGTTCGACGCCCGCCCGTTCCTCGACGCGCTCGGCGAGCACGGCATCAGCTACGAGGTGGCGTGA
- a CDS encoding class I SAM-dependent methyltransferase, with protein MTVCPACGARVAPWRDVPSGEPGVAPLPVGRCAACGTGVTLAAPAAQEDFHESGAYAPVAPRGAALAAPLLARFDRQRLRLLARACPAPARVVDAGAGRGRFVAAARAAGYDATGVEPTARGVDMAASRYGVALVRAAIEDAPVPAASVDAVSLWHVLEHVDDPAATLRTLRSWLRPGGVLLLGVPNLASWQARIGGDRWWHLDLPRHRTHFTTTGLRALLRREGFTVEHEQHLLLEHNPFGLWQSAVSRVTPTPSWLYYALKRVAPLRAADALPTVAAMPLLPVAAGVEAAAGLARRGGTVAVLART; from the coding sequence GTGACGGTCTGCCCGGCCTGCGGGGCGCGCGTCGCCCCGTGGCGGGACGTGCCGTCCGGCGAGCCGGGCGTCGCGCCGCTGCCGGTCGGGCGCTGCGCGGCCTGCGGCACCGGGGTGACGCTCGCCGCCCCGGCCGCGCAGGAGGACTTCCACGAGTCGGGCGCCTACGCGCCGGTCGCGCCGCGCGGCGCGGCGCTCGCCGCACCGCTGCTGGCGCGCTTCGACCGGCAGCGCCTGCGGCTCCTGGCGCGCGCCTGTCCCGCCCCGGCCCGCGTCGTGGACGCGGGCGCCGGACGGGGCCGCTTCGTCGCCGCCGCCCGGGCCGCGGGCTACGACGCCACCGGCGTCGAGCCGACCGCGCGCGGCGTCGACATGGCCGCCTCGCGGTACGGCGTCGCGCTCGTCCGCGCCGCGATCGAGGACGCGCCCGTGCCCGCCGCGAGCGTCGACGCGGTCTCGCTGTGGCACGTGCTCGAGCACGTGGATGACCCGGCCGCCACGCTGCGGACCCTGCGGTCCTGGCTGCGGCCCGGCGGTGTGCTGCTGCTCGGCGTCCCGAACCTCGCGAGCTGGCAGGCGCGGATCGGCGGCGACCGCTGGTGGCACCTCGACCTGCCCCGCCACCGCACCCACTTCACGACGACCGGGCTGCGCGCGCTGCTGCGCCGCGAGGGCTTCACGGTCGAGCACGAGCAGCACCTGCTGCTGGAGCACAACCCGTTCGGGCTCTGGCAGTCCGCGGTGTCGCGCGTGACGCCGACGCCCTCCTGGCTCTACTACGCGCTCAAGCGCGTCGCCCCGCTGCGGGCCGCCGACGCGCTCCCGACCGTCGCGGCGATGCCGCTGCTCCCGGTCGCCGCGGGCGTGGAGGCCGCGGCCGGGCTCGCCCGGCGCGGCGGCACGGTCGCGGTGCTCGCGCGCACCTGA
- a CDS encoding TfoX/Sxy family protein — protein sequence MAHDEDLALRLRAALADRDAVTEKRMFGGLAFLVHGHMAVCASGTGGLLVRVDPATSAALVEQQGVERMVMGGREMDGWLRVATAQLEDDAALRAWVDRGLAVVAGLPPKGA from the coding sequence ATGGCCCACGACGAGGACCTCGCCCTGCGGCTGCGCGCCGCGCTCGCCGACCGCGACGCCGTGACCGAGAAGCGGATGTTCGGCGGCCTCGCGTTCCTCGTGCACGGGCACATGGCGGTCTGCGCGTCCGGCACCGGCGGCCTGCTCGTGCGCGTCGACCCGGCGACCTCGGCCGCGCTGGTCGAGCAGCAGGGGGTCGAGCGCATGGTGATGGGCGGCCGCGAGATGGACGGCTGGCTGCGCGTCGCCACGGCGCAGCTGGAGGACGACGCCGCACTGCGCGCCTGGGTGGACCGGGGGCTGGCGGTCGTGGCCGGTCTTCCGCCGAAGGGCGCCTGA
- a CDS encoding SGNH/GDSL hydrolase family protein, giving the protein MRLLALAGLLALSLLLAACGDDPGSAGAGPRPDPPAERRATTVVAALGDSITAGTPLWDPDPSVRAQIGPALDERSQWAYWYERDHPGTEVRNCGINGQRTDEIAQRLDGCARGADVLVVQGGINDIAQGRPVADAADDLDTMVRRGKAAGLRVAMVELLPWNNGYPAAAPLIDDLNRRIRAIGRREGVPVAPWYTALEDPAAPGRMRTDLTIEGDHPSVAGYRRLAARVRIP; this is encoded by the coding sequence ATGCGCCTCCTCGCCCTCGCGGGTCTCCTCGCGCTCTCCCTGCTGCTCGCCGCGTGCGGGGACGACCCCGGGAGTGCCGGGGCCGGTCCCCGGCCGGACCCGCCCGCCGAGCGACGTGCGACGACCGTCGTCGCCGCCCTCGGGGACTCCATCACCGCGGGGACGCCGCTGTGGGATCCCGACCCGTCGGTGCGCGCCCAGATCGGGCCGGCGCTCGACGAGCGCTCCCAGTGGGCGTACTGGTACGAGCGCGACCACCCCGGGACCGAGGTGCGCAACTGCGGGATCAACGGGCAGCGCACCGACGAGATCGCGCAGCGCCTCGACGGGTGCGCGCGCGGGGCCGACGTGCTCGTCGTGCAGGGCGGGATCAACGACATCGCCCAGGGCCGTCCGGTCGCCGACGCCGCCGACGACCTCGACACGATGGTGCGGCGCGGGAAGGCCGCGGGCCTGCGGGTGGCGATGGTCGAGCTGCTGCCGTGGAACAACGGCTACCCCGCCGCGGCGCCGCTGATCGACGACCTGAACCGGCGGATCCGCGCGATCGGCCGGCGGGAAGGTGTCCCGGTCGCCCCCTGGTACACGGCGCTGGAGGACCCGGCGGCGCCCGGTCGGATGCGCACGGACCTGACGATCGAGGGGGACCACCCGTCGGTCGCCGGCTACCGCCGCCTCGCCGCCCGCGTCAGGATCCCCTGA